From Solea senegalensis isolate Sse05_10M linkage group LG19, IFAPA_SoseM_1, whole genome shotgun sequence, the proteins below share one genomic window:
- the LOC122784866 gene encoding immunoglobulin lambda-1 light chain-like: MLGTLCTLITALTYVDAAIVLTQTPAVHTVSAGQEVVLSCNIQRYDGYYVYWYKQVPGGVPQYVLWFDYSDSSLDFGTGFSSDRFHSKSSSNIDYQFIIKRAEAGDSAQYFCSTYDDSADEHVFGQGTKLIVADSSLPPPVLTVFPPSSAELQTNKATLVCLSSQSVPFADVTWLLGGSPVSSGVFTSAAAHQPDQTFQISSHLSVQTSDWNQDKLYTCKVSLGSQTSEKTIHKSVCPTGE, translated from the exons atgcTGGGGACCCTCTGCACTCTCATCACTGCTCTAACAT ATGTTGATGCAGCGATCGTGCTGACCCAGACGCCTGCTGTCCACACAGTTTCTGCAGGACAAGAGGTTGTTCTCAGCTGCAACATTCAGAGATATGATGGCTATTATGTGTACTGGTATAAACAGGTTCCTGGTGGGGTTCCTCAGTATGTTCTGTGGTTTGACTACAGTGACAGTTCTCTAGACTTTGGAACAGGATTCTCTTCAGACCGATTTCACTCTAAATCCTCATCAAACATAGATTACCAGTTCATTATAAAGCGAGCAGAGGCAGGAGATTCTGCTCAGTATTTCTGTAGCACATATGATGACTCTGCTGATGAACAT GTATTCGGACAAGGCACCAAGCTGATTGTGGCGG ACTCCagtctccctcctcctgtcctgACTGTCTTCCCTCCGTCCAGCGCTGAGCTCCAGACCAACAAAGCCACTCTGGTCTGTCTGTCCAGTCAGTCTGTGCCTTTTGCAGATGTGACCTGGTTGCTTGGCGGGAGTCCAGTGAGCAGCGGAGTCTTCACCAGCGCTGCTGCTCACCAACCGGACCAGACTTTCCAAATCAGCAGCCATCTGAGCGTCCAGACGTCAGATTGGAACCAGGATAAGCTTTACACGTGTAAAGTGTCGCTGGGCTCCCAGACGTCAGAGAAAACCATCCACAAGTCGGTCTGTCCCACTGGAGAATAA
- the LOC122785839 gene encoding immunoglobulin lambda-1 light chain-like isoform X2 has product MLGTLCTLITALTYVDAAIVLTQTPAVHTVSAGQEVVLSCNIQRDDGYSARWYKQVPGGVPQYVLKFHHSNSSPSFGTGFSSDRFHSKSSSNIDYQFIIKRAEAGDSAQYFCSTYDDSASEHVFGQGTKLIVADSSLPPPVLTVFPPSSAELQTNKATLVCLSSQSVPFADVTWLLGGSPVSSGVFTSAAAHQPDQTFQISSHLSVQTSDWNQDKLYTCKVSLGSQTSEKTINKSVCPTAE; this is encoded by the exons atgcTGGGGACCCTCTGCACTCTCATCACTGCTCTAACAT ATGTTGATGCAGCGATCGTGCTGACCCAGACGCCTGCTGTCCACACAGTTTCTGCAGGACAAGAGGTTGTTCTCAGCTGCAACATTCAGAGAGATGATGGCTATTCTGCACGGTGGTATAAACAGGTTCCTGGTGGGGTTCCTCAGTATGTTCTGAAGTTTCACCACAGCAACAGTTCACCAAGCTTTGGAACAGGATTCTCTTCAGACCGATTTCACTCTAAATCCTCATCAAACATAGATTACCAGTTCATTATAAAGCGAGCAGAGGCAGGAGATTCTGCTCAGTATTTCTGTAGCACATATGATGACTCTGCTTCTGAACAT GTATTCGGACAAGGCACCAAGCTGATTGTGGCGG ACTCCagtctccctcctcctgtcctgACTGTCTTCCCTCCGTCCAGCGCTGAGCTCCAGACCAACAAAGCCACTCTGGTCTGTCTGTCCAGTCAGTCTGTGCCTTTTGCAGATGTGACCTGGTTGCTTGGCGGGAGTCCAGTGAGCAGCGGAGTCTTCACCAGCGCTGCTGCTCACCAACCGGACCAGACTTTCCAAATCAGCAGCCATCTGAGCGTCCAGACGTCAGACTGGAACCAGGATAAGCTTTACACGTGTAAAGTGTCGCTGGGCTCCCAGACGTCAGAGAAAACCATCAACAAGTCGGTCTGTCCCACTGCAGAATAA
- the LOC122785840 gene encoding immunoglobulin lambda-1 light chain-like isoform X2, translated as MLWSLCTLITALTCVSGVTVVTQRPPVVTARKQETASLDCNLGTVTNSAARWYKQIPGAVPQYVLRFYHGNSSPTYGSGFSSSKFTCTHQSTSDYRLTIKNVEERDSAVYYCQTWDSSASEAVFGQGTKLIVADSSLPPPVLTVFPPSSAELKTNKATLVCLSSQSVPFADVTWLLGGSSVSSGVFTSVAAHQPDQTFQISSHLSVQTSDWNQDKLYTCKVSLGSQTSEKTIHKSVCPTGE; from the exons atgcTGTGGAGCCTCTGCACGCTCATCACTGCTCTGACAT GTGTGAGTGGAGTGACCGTGGTGACACAGAGGCCTCCTGTTGTGACGGCGAGGAAACAAGAGACAGCTTCCCTGGACTGTAATCTGGGGACTGTGACTAACAGTGCTGCTCGCTGGTATAAACAAATCCCAGGAGCAGTTCCTCAGTATGTTCTCAGGTTTTATCATGGTAATAGTTCTCCAACCTATGGCTCTGGGTTCTCCTCGTCCAAGTTCACATGTACTCATCAGTCAACATCAGATTATCGTTTGACCATAAAAAATGTGGAGGAGCGAGACTCAGCAGTCTATTATTGTCAGACGTGGGACAGCTCTGCTTCTGAAGCT GTATTCGGACAAGGCACCAAGCTGATTGTGGCGG ACTCCagtctccctcctcctgtcctgACTGTCTTCCCTCCGTCCAGCGCTGAGCTCAAGACCAACAAAGCCACTCTGGTCTGTCTGTCCAGTCAGTCTGTGCCTTTTGCAGATGTGACCTGGTTGCTTGGCGGGAGTTCAGTGAGCAGTGGAGTCTTCACCAGCGTTGCTGCTCACCAACCGGACCAGACTTTCCAAATCAGCAGCCATCTGAGCGTCCAGACGTCAGACTGGAACCAGGATAAGCTTTACACGTGTAAAGTGTCGCTGGGCTCCCAGACGTCAGAGAAAACCATCCACAAGTCGGTCTGTCCCACTGGAGAATAA
- the LOC122785840 gene encoding immunoglobulin lambda-1 light chain-like isoform X1: MLGTLCTLITALTYVDAAIVLTQTPAVHTVSAGQEVVLSCNIQRYDGNYVSWYKQVPGGVPQYVLRFYHGSSSLDFATGFSSERFHSKSSSNIDYQFIIKRAEAGDSAQYFCSTGDDSASEAVFGQGTKLIVADSSLPPPVLTVFPPSSAELKTNKATLVCLSSQSVPFADVTWLLGGSSVSSGVFTSVAAHQPDQTFQISSHLSVQTSDWNQDKLYTCKVSLGSQTSEKTIHKSVCPTGE, from the exons atgcTGGGGACCCTCTGCACTCTCATCACTGCTCTAACAT ATGTTGATGCAGCGATCGTGCTGACCCAGACGCCTGCTGTCCACACAGTTTCTGCAGGACAAGAGGTTGTTCTCAGCTGCAACATTCAGAGATATGATGGCAATTATGTGAGCTGGTATAAACAGGTTCCTGGTGGGGTTCCTCAGTATGTTCTGAGGTTTTACCACGGCAGCAGTTCCCTAGACTTTGCAACAGGATTCTCTTCAGAACGATTTCACTCTAAATCCTCATCAAACATAGATTACCAGTTCATTATAAAGCGAGCAGAGGCAGGAGATTCTGCTCAGTATTTCTGTAGCACAGGGGATGACTCTGCTTCTGAAGCT GTATTCGGACAAGGCACCAAGCTGATTGTGGCGG ACTCCagtctccctcctcctgtcctgACTGTCTTCCCTCCGTCCAGCGCTGAGCTCAAGACCAACAAAGCCACTCTGGTCTGTCTGTCCAGTCAGTCTGTGCCTTTTGCAGATGTGACCTGGTTGCTTGGCGGGAGTTCAGTGAGCAGTGGAGTCTTCACCAGCGTTGCTGCTCACCAACCGGACCAGACTTTCCAAATCAGCAGCCATCTGAGCGTCCAGACGTCAGACTGGAACCAGGATAAGCTTTACACGTGTAAAGTGTCGCTGGGCTCCCAGACGTCAGAGAAAACCATCCACAAGTCGGTCTGTCCCACTGGAGAATAA
- the LOC122785839 gene encoding immunoglobulin lambda-1 light chain-like isoform X1: MLGTLCTLITALTYVDAAIVLTQTPAVHTVSAGQEVVLSCNIQRYDGNYVSWYKQVPGGVPQYVLRFYHGSSSLDFATGFSSDRFHSKSSSNIDYQFIIKRAEAGDSAQYFCSTWDDSAVEAVFGQGTKLIVADSSLPPPVLTVFPPSSAELQTNKATLVCLSSQSVPFADVTWLLGGSPVSSGVFTSAAAHQPDQTFQISSHLSVQTSDWNQDKLYTCKVSLGSQTSEKTINKSVCPTAE; encoded by the exons atgcTGGGGACCCTCTGCACTCTCATCACTGCTCTAACAT ATGTTGATGCAGCGATCGTGCTGACCCAGACGCCTGCTGTCCACACAGTTTCTGCAGGACAAGAGGTTGTTCTCAGCTGCAACATTCAGAGATATGATGGCAATTATGTGAGCTGGTATAAACAGGTTCCTGGTGGGGTTCCTCAGTATGTTCTGAGGTTTTACCACGGCAGCAGTTCCCTAGACTTTGCAACAGGATTCTCTTCAGACCGATTTCACTCTAAATCCTCATCAAACATAGATTACCAGTTCATTATAAAGCGAGCAGAGGCAGGAGATTCTGCTCAGTATTTCTGTAGCACATGGGATGACTCTGCTGTTGAAGCT GTATTCGGACAAGGCACCAAGCTGATTGTGGCGG ACTCCagtctccctcctcctgtcctgACTGTCTTCCCTCCGTCCAGCGCTGAGCTCCAGACCAACAAAGCCACTCTGGTCTGTCTGTCCAGTCAGTCTGTGCCTTTTGCAGATGTGACCTGGTTGCTTGGCGGGAGTCCAGTGAGCAGCGGAGTCTTCACCAGCGCTGCTGCTCACCAACCGGACCAGACTTTCCAAATCAGCAGCCATCTGAGCGTCCAGACGTCAGACTGGAACCAGGATAAGCTTTACACGTGTAAAGTGTCGCTGGGCTCCCAGACGTCAGAGAAAACCATCAACAAGTCGGTCTGTCCCACTGCAGAATAA